The Vicia villosa cultivar HV-30 ecotype Madison, WI linkage group LG1, Vvil1.0, whole genome shotgun sequence genome includes a region encoding these proteins:
- the LOC131635923 gene encoding uncharacterized protein LOC131635923, producing the protein MGNCQAIDTATLVIQQPNGEEKKLYWPISASEVMKTHPDHYVALLISTTLCTSKDRENCSNKSDNNKINNNNTNPVRITRIKLLKPTDTLMLGQVYRLISTQEVTKGMWAKKQAKMKRNSSESAQKSNQIKERIDKEAERSQPENNKEKKSERHESRTKGSSNGGNHNKSRTWQPSLQSITESSS; encoded by the exons aTGGGAAATTGTCAAGCTATTGATACAGCAACTCTTGTAATACAACAACCAAAtggtgaagaaaaaaaattatattggcCAATATCTGCTAGTGAAGTCATGAAAACACACCCTGATCACTATGTTGCTCTTCTTATCTCCACAACATTATGCACATCAAAAGATAGAGAAAATTGTTCAAATAAAAgtgacaacaacaaaatcaacaacaacaatactaATCCTGTTCGTATTACACGTATCAAGCTTCTTAAACCAACAGACACACTTATGCTTGGTCAAGTTTATAGACTCATCTCAACTCAAG AGGTTACAAAGGGTATGTGGGCAAAGAAACAAGCAAAAATGAAGAGAAACTCATCAGAATCAGCTCAAAAGTCAAATCAAATTAAGGAAAGAATTGACAAAGAAGCTGAAAGGTCTCAACCTGAAAACAATAAG GAAAAGAAATCTGAGAGACACGAGTCAAGGACAAAAGGATCAAGCAATGGTGGAAATCATAATAAGTCAAGAACATGGCAACCCTCTTTACAAAGCATCACTGAATCTTCCAGCTGA